A window of the Williamwhitmania taraxaci genome harbors these coding sequences:
- a CDS encoding outer membrane beta-barrel protein has product MKRKLVFGIALLSSMALYTSAQDSPASVLSKLEEGDSTEILSTVSSSEVDSIIKSSKVSKSDTTRIKFGKRAIIIVENGDDTNVEFKDYDWKKGSGDFDEPFSKHKKKTGFDPHWAGVEIGINGLMNSDHSTTLKGDAAFLDLNMGKSINFNINFLEYGIPLTKKSVGLVTGMGIEFNNFRFSNDITLNEVNGVIGADSSYINGGISLSKTKLATTYLNIPLLMEFQVPAGSHKIFISGGIVGGLKLGSHTKVVYDKGGDKQKDKNRSDFNLATLRYGFHARVGYRFLKLYATYYPVALFEKDKGPEVYPFNVGIVLLDF; this is encoded by the coding sequence ATGAAAAGAAAATTAGTTTTTGGGATAGCACTCTTGAGTTCTATGGCATTATACACTTCGGCGCAGGATAGTCCGGCTTCTGTTTTAAGCAAGCTGGAAGAAGGGGATTCCACCGAAATTTTATCAACAGTTTCTTCCAGCGAAGTTGATTCTATTATTAAGTCAAGTAAAGTGTCGAAGAGCGATACAACTCGGATTAAGTTTGGTAAAAGGGCTATCATTATTGTAGAGAACGGTGACGACACTAATGTGGAATTTAAAGATTATGACTGGAAGAAAGGTAGTGGGGATTTCGATGAGCCTTTTTCGAAGCACAAGAAGAAAACCGGCTTTGATCCCCACTGGGCCGGCGTAGAAATCGGGATAAATGGACTAATGAACAGTGACCATTCCACTACACTAAAAGGAGATGCAGCGTTTTTAGATCTGAACATGGGTAAGTCCATCAACTTTAACATTAATTTTTTAGAGTATGGTATTCCTTTAACAAAGAAATCGGTTGGACTAGTTACCGGAATGGGGATTGAATTTAATAATTTCCGCTTCTCAAACGACATTACTCTGAATGAAGTTAACGGTGTAATTGGGGCAGACAGTAGTTACATCAATGGGGGAATTAGCCTTTCGAAGACCAAGCTGGCTACTACTTACTTAAATATTCCTTTGCTAATGGAGTTTCAAGTTCCAGCTGGCAGCCACAAGATATTTATTTCGGGCGGTATTGTGGGCGGTCTTAAGTTGGGTTCGCACACCAAGGTTGTTTATGATAAGGGTGGCGACAAGCAGAAGGATAAGAACCGAAGCGATTTTAACCTAGCCACACTAAGATATGGCTTTCACGCGCGGGTCGGTTATCGGTTTCTCAAGCTTTATGCAACCTACTACCCTGTTGCTCTTTTCGAAAAAGATAAAGGACCTGAAGTGTATCCTTTTAACGTAGGTATCGTTCTTCTCGACTTTTAA
- a CDS encoding 5-formyltetrahydrofolate cyclo-ligase: MMASSIEIAAQKKELRKLIRQQKDFLSPNERVLKSEAIFNQVEQLPEFINAKCVFAYMAMGDEVQTKEFIQKWINEKMIVLPIVKGNDLELREFTIKEELMPGQSFGILEPREGRLVDIAEIDFAVIPGIAFDKENNRMGRGKGYYDKLLSNASFYKIGVCFNFQFVDAVPIDVFDVKMDNVLLA, encoded by the coding sequence ATGATGGCTAGTAGTATTGAAATCGCCGCACAAAAAAAGGAACTTCGAAAACTTATACGGCAACAAAAAGATTTTCTTTCTCCTAATGAAAGGGTCTTAAAATCGGAAGCGATTTTTAATCAAGTGGAACAGTTGCCAGAGTTTATTAACGCGAAGTGTGTATTTGCCTACATGGCAATGGGCGATGAGGTACAAACGAAGGAATTTATCCAAAAATGGATTAACGAGAAGATGATCGTGCTCCCTATTGTAAAGGGCAATGATTTGGAGTTACGCGAATTCACCATAAAAGAAGAATTAATGCCGGGTCAAAGTTTTGGCATTTTGGAGCCACGCGAAGGACGGCTTGTTGATATTGCAGAGATAGATTTTGCCGTCATTCCTGGGATTGCTTTCGATAAAGAGAATAACCGAATGGGGCGGGGGAAGGGTTATTATGATAAGCTACTATCGAATGCATCCTTTTACAAAATTGGAGTTTGTTTCAATTTTCAATTCGTTGATGCCGTGCCAATTGATGTTTTTGATGTGAAGATGGATAACGTGCTTCTTGCATAA
- a CDS encoding anti-sigma factor, with product MAINRHNYEEKLIDFLEGQLHEAERGELFLFLEANPDIKDQFDSLRNEFPIIDSDAGIVFPQKEKLTKRPVGHVYIDEFSWLCIAKLEGDASPIDLAKLHDLLTENPSLASDFVLFERAKLAPSSSIVFDHKGRLTHKRVGSSFVIQRYAVAASIAAFMIFVSVPTENQLENSSRFSYSSVNPVSGDSQPRETISVSAQTTSTFVANSLVAVPKIEKLEYRVAARLDTTVEHVEPVAITEQQFAALAPIKAQVIIDKGEHIVLGATDSDVRLMHMNPEENPSRFLSVGEYLAEKVVEKSGIDPKFTGSSSKAKFWQIAQAGIKGVSRVLGIPVKIDKVYDKEGNLLKISIDSKLLAVSRNF from the coding sequence ATGGCAATTAATCGACATAACTATGAGGAGAAGTTGATCGACTTTCTTGAAGGACAACTTCATGAAGCTGAAAGGGGAGAACTCTTCTTGTTTTTGGAGGCCAATCCCGATATTAAAGACCAGTTTGATTCCTTAAGAAATGAGTTTCCAATTATAGACTCTGATGCTGGTATTGTTTTTCCACAGAAGGAAAAACTAACAAAGAGGCCAGTTGGTCATGTGTATATTGATGAGTTTTCATGGCTTTGTATTGCTAAACTTGAGGGAGATGCTTCTCCAATTGATCTTGCCAAGTTACATGACTTGCTTACTGAGAATCCTTCCCTTGCATCTGATTTTGTACTGTTTGAAAGGGCAAAATTAGCTCCATCCTCCTCCATAGTATTTGATCATAAAGGCCGACTTACACACAAACGGGTTGGGTCTTCATTTGTTATTCAGCGTTATGCTGTGGCTGCTAGCATTGCAGCATTTATGATTTTTGTTAGTGTGCCTACCGAAAATCAATTAGAAAACAGTTCGAGGTTTTCATACTCAAGCGTAAATCCTGTTTCCGGCGATAGCCAACCTCGCGAGACTATTTCTGTTTCGGCACAGACAACCAGCACTTTTGTTGCAAATAGCCTTGTCGCTGTTCCGAAGATTGAAAAACTGGAATATCGTGTTGCCGCTCGGCTGGATACAACAGTGGAACATGTGGAGCCGGTTGCTATTACTGAACAACAATTTGCTGCCCTCGCACCCATTAAAGCACAAGTCATAATTGATAAAGGTGAGCATATTGTGTTAGGTGCAACTGACAGTGATGTCAGGTTAATGCATATGAATCCCGAAGAGAACCCTTCTCGCTTCCTAAGTGTGGGTGAATACCTTGCCGAAAAGGTTGTTGAGAAAAGTGGCATAGATCCTAAGTTTACCGGTAGTTCGTCAAAGGCCAAGTTTTGGCAGATTGCTCAGGCTGGAATAAAAGGAGTTTCGCGCGTTTTAGGTATTCCTGTCAAGATCGATAAGGTTTATGACAAGGAAGGGAACCTTCTGAAAATATCGATCGATTCGAAGCTCTTAGCCGTTTCTAGAAACTTCTAG
- a CDS encoding RNA polymerase sigma factor — protein MTAEEYNYCVNAHSDNVYRFILKSIRDVDKAKDIVQDSYEKLWIKRSEVSYEKSKSYLFSIAYHTMIDQIRRDKRIGSFDEVKPVSFSHSEQYSDLNELLHRAVEQLPEIQKNVLLLRDYEGYSYEEIGEITGLNESQVKVYIYRARVFLKSYIGSLEVVI, from the coding sequence ATGACCGCTGAAGAATATAATTATTGCGTCAATGCGCATTCGGACAATGTTTATCGCTTTATCCTTAAAAGTATTAGGGATGTGGATAAAGCAAAAGATATTGTACAAGATTCGTACGAAAAGTTATGGATTAAGCGGAGTGAGGTTAGTTATGAAAAATCAAAATCCTACCTCTTCAGCATTGCTTACCATACTATGATCGATCAAATTCGTCGCGATAAGCGAATTGGCTCTTTTGATGAAGTTAAGCCAGTCTCTTTTTCGCATAGCGAGCAATATTCCGACTTAAATGAATTGTTGCACCGAGCAGTAGAGCAACTGCCCGAAATACAAAAAAATGTATTGCTACTTCGTGACTATGAAGGATACTCTTATGAGGAGATTGGCGAAATTACGGGATTGAACGAATCTCAGGTAAAGGTATATATTTATCGCGCTCGGGTTTTTCTTAAGTCGTATATCGGAAGTTTAGAAGTTGTAATTTAA
- a CDS encoding hybrid sensor histidine kinase/response regulator yields MKRLVFRVDRSFERKATIAVMAFFIVVVGIFVFNSVSTRSHYRNWVVNHTIERAKSDIYNRTKLTRSTFDREVEALALNQSLAKALKNGNSEELFLMSQPVFSRLNGVGKERIFLGLYGINGHLIVGFNDSLELKMNSNEMHSSFLPHGDQITGYDLGNGGLFHFIASPVFYLKTLVGYIQLGIRDDDYAQMLGDSLNFRICNIVTIDKEKAFLFANKESINTSRTKFLLTYGDDSLFSKALSLSNGFNNKTISFNNQYYTIFQFGRLNLRSKNCSSEVFAAVDVTDMVTGFQSYLLGSILLSLGFLLLLFLLLRVLFHMPLKVIDDLQNNLEKKVSERSKEIIDTNTELQQIFNSTANGIRIIDLNFNVIRVNDSFCSISGYPRDAVEGKMCFDFFGCKHCHTADCSIERIKSGVKRVEFEEIKVNAQRNMIKCIHVLVPFFGSNDELIGVIEEVKDVTEKMVMENALVRTEEQQNTFFNNLNIGVFIKSVDQTMIYQNDAMNNLFGRIALGEKMGLYVSEKMRQRWRCEDESVLVEGSLSVEEKLIDRFGNERTFLTQKFKFNAVDGSERIGGIMIDTTSKVDAEKKLRIMSKAINASPLSMVITNTSGTVEQTNPAFSEIAGYSSGESLGMHISTCVFPGHERLINNEIFPTVLGGNTWKGELLCAKKSGEEIWISAAISPVRDRHENIRHILILYEDVSFRKEYERALHKSKEKAEESDKLKMAFLSNISHEIRTPLNAIVGFNNLLATSDDISSEERLRLVKIINQNSSQLLRIIENTIDISKFETEQFKVLTRPCNLNELMESLFCEVFEQGLVSNSVKLSIRKELAESGLTILTDGFRLKQVIENLLTNALMHTTNGFVEFGYTLSDPNTLLFYVVDSGVGIPEERQSTLFKPFTPGASRTNENGGLGVGLPLTKKILTCMGGDIWFKSSMGSGSSFYFSIPLLIANSKYTVEKEHHCSVYPEWLGKQILIADDLEENYYLLKSALKNTKATIHWARNGFQAVNMFRDNPDIDIVLMDLRMPVMDGYKATEEIRILNGEIPVICQTAFADAEESEKISNSGFNALFTKPIGLSSIIDKIDSLLKN; encoded by the coding sequence TTGAAAAGACTGGTTTTCAGGGTCGATCGTTCGTTTGAACGGAAGGCTACAATTGCCGTAATGGCTTTTTTTATTGTTGTTGTCGGAATTTTCGTTTTTAACAGTGTTAGCACCCGAAGCCATTATCGGAATTGGGTTGTTAACCATACGATTGAGCGAGCAAAGTCGGATATCTACAACAGAACAAAATTGACCCGATCTACTTTTGATCGAGAAGTCGAGGCATTAGCGCTAAACCAATCTTTGGCGAAAGCCTTAAAAAACGGCAATTCAGAGGAATTGTTTTTAATGTCTCAGCCCGTTTTCTCTAGGCTAAACGGCGTCGGAAAAGAGAGGATATTTTTAGGTCTCTACGGGATAAATGGCCATTTAATTGTCGGGTTCAACGATTCGCTCGAATTGAAAATGAACTCGAATGAAATGCATAGCTCTTTCCTTCCTCATGGCGATCAGATAACGGGTTATGATTTAGGCAACGGAGGGCTTTTTCATTTTATTGCAAGTCCTGTTTTTTATCTCAAAACATTAGTGGGTTATATCCAGTTGGGCATTCGCGACGACGATTATGCTCAAATGCTGGGGGATTCCTTGAATTTTAGAATCTGTAATATCGTTACAATTGACAAGGAGAAGGCTTTCTTGTTCGCCAATAAGGAATCCATTAATACTTCAAGAACAAAGTTTCTGCTGACGTATGGTGATGATTCGCTTTTTAGTAAGGCCTTAAGTTTAAGTAATGGTTTTAATAATAAAACTATTTCATTTAACAATCAATACTATACAATATTTCAATTTGGCAGACTAAATTTGCGTTCAAAGAACTGTTCCAGCGAAGTTTTTGCCGCTGTGGATGTCACCGATATGGTAACAGGTTTTCAATCTTATTTACTTGGATCAATTCTACTTTCCCTTGGATTTCTGCTACTTCTATTCCTCTTATTAAGGGTACTTTTCCATATGCCTCTGAAGGTTATTGATGATTTACAAAATAATCTTGAAAAAAAGGTCAGTGAGCGCTCAAAGGAGATAATTGATACCAATACTGAGTTGCAGCAAATATTTAATTCAACTGCCAACGGTATTAGGATTATCGACTTAAACTTTAATGTGATTCGTGTAAATGATTCCTTTTGCTCTATTTCTGGTTATCCACGCGATGCCGTTGAAGGAAAGATGTGCTTCGATTTTTTCGGATGTAAGCATTGCCATACCGCGGATTGTTCAATTGAAAGGATAAAAAGTGGGGTAAAACGTGTCGAGTTTGAGGAGATAAAGGTAAACGCTCAAAGGAACATGATCAAGTGTATTCATGTTTTAGTGCCTTTCTTCGGTTCAAACGATGAGTTGATTGGGGTTATTGAGGAGGTAAAGGATGTCACTGAAAAGATGGTGATGGAGAACGCCTTGGTAAGAACTGAAGAACAACAGAATACTTTTTTTAACAATCTTAACATCGGCGTTTTCATTAAATCGGTTGACCAAACCATGATCTACCAAAATGACGCCATGAACAACCTGTTTGGTAGAATTGCTCTTGGGGAAAAGATGGGCCTCTACGTATCGGAAAAAATGCGTCAGAGGTGGCGTTGCGAGGACGAGTCGGTTTTGGTGGAAGGCTCACTTTCGGTTGAGGAGAAACTCATTGATCGTTTCGGAAATGAACGGACATTTCTCACTCAAAAGTTTAAATTTAATGCGGTGGATGGTAGCGAACGGATTGGTGGAATCATGATTGATACCACGTCCAAGGTGGATGCCGAGAAGAAACTCCGCATAATGTCGAAGGCCATAAATGCATCCCCATTGTCGATGGTTATAACCAATACCTCTGGTACCGTTGAGCAAACAAATCCTGCATTTTCCGAAATCGCTGGTTATTCGTCAGGCGAATCTTTGGGTATGCATATCTCTACATGTGTTTTTCCTGGCCATGAAAGGTTGATTAACAATGAAATATTTCCGACAGTGCTCGGTGGGAATACCTGGAAGGGGGAGTTGCTCTGTGCTAAGAAATCTGGTGAGGAAATTTGGATAAGTGCTGCAATTTCGCCTGTTAGGGATCGTCATGAAAATATTCGTCACATCCTCATTCTTTATGAAGATGTGTCGTTCCGAAAGGAGTACGAGAGGGCATTACATAAATCTAAGGAGAAGGCCGAGGAGTCAGACAAGTTAAAAATGGCTTTCCTGTCAAATATCTCCCATGAAATACGAACACCGTTAAATGCCATTGTTGGTTTCAATAATCTTTTAGCCACCTCTGATGATATTTCGTCCGAAGAGCGCTTGCGCTTGGTGAAGATAATTAACCAAAACAGCAGTCAACTCTTGCGAATTATCGAGAATACCATAGATATTTCTAAGTTTGAAACGGAGCAGTTTAAAGTGTTAACTCGCCCATGCAACCTAAATGAACTGATGGAGTCGCTGTTCTGTGAGGTTTTTGAACAAGGGCTAGTTTCTAACTCCGTTAAACTTTCGATTCGAAAGGAACTTGCAGAATCGGGGCTTACCATCTTAACGGATGGATTTAGGCTAAAGCAGGTTATCGAGAACTTGTTAACCAACGCCTTAATGCATACAACCAACGGCTTTGTGGAGTTTGGTTATACGCTCAGCGACCCCAATACACTACTATTTTATGTTGTAGATTCAGGCGTTGGTATTCCCGAAGAGAGGCAATCTACTCTTTTCAAACCATTCACTCCTGGTGCCTCGCGAACTAATGAGAATGGAGGACTTGGGGTTGGACTGCCATTAACAAAAAAAATACTTACCTGTATGGGTGGCGATATTTGGTTTAAATCGTCTATGGGGAGTGGTTCTTCTTTCTATTTCTCGATTCCACTTCTTATTGCAAATTCGAAATATACTGTTGAAAAGGAACACCATTGTTCTGTTTACCCCGAGTGGCTAGGAAAGCAAATTTTAATTGCCGACGATTTGGAGGAGAATTATTACCTTCTTAAATCGGCACTAAAAAATACCAAAGCAACCATTCACTGGGCCAGGAATGGTTTTCAAGCTGTAAACATGTTTAGGGATAATCCGGATATCGACATCGTTCTAATGGATTTACGAATGCCTGTGATGGATGGATATAAGGCAACGGAGGAAATTAGAATACTAAACGGTGAAATTCCGGTAATCTGCCAAACTGCTTTTGCCGATGCCGAAGAGTCGGAGAAGATAAGCAATTCGGGTTTTAATGCATTATTTACTAAACCAATTGGACTTTCAAGTATAATCGATAAAATTGATTCGCTCTTGAAGAATTAA
- a CDS encoding 5'-nucleotidase, lipoprotein e(P4) family, with the protein MKKIIILFAISAMAISCSKAPQQESLTMCDTTQNHLVMPVAWYQVSGEMEALYLQAFNFAQMRLGEFAKKEKGKLAVVVDIDETMLNNSPIEAEAILKNRAFSKEFWAEWSAKSAAEATPGSIEFANYAKSIGVEIFYISNRDSSEIGSTIANLIKVGFPYADSSHCLFKTTSSNKEPRRIEVGKTHKIIMLIGDNLGDLAEVFDHRQDNYGKNAVDSLRSQFGKRFIVLPNPMYGDWERAIYRGQKLSACQKDSARKSILKGF; encoded by the coding sequence ATGAAAAAAATTATTATTCTTTTCGCCATTTCAGCAATGGCAATTTCGTGCAGCAAAGCACCACAGCAAGAGTCGCTGACTATGTGCGACACGACCCAAAACCATTTAGTAATGCCAGTTGCTTGGTATCAGGTTTCGGGCGAAATGGAGGCACTATACCTTCAAGCATTTAACTTTGCCCAAATGCGCTTAGGTGAGTTTGCGAAAAAAGAAAAAGGGAAATTGGCAGTGGTCGTAGATATCGACGAAACGATGCTCAACAATAGCCCTATTGAGGCCGAAGCGATCTTAAAAAACAGAGCCTTTTCTAAGGAGTTTTGGGCCGAATGGTCCGCCAAATCTGCAGCAGAGGCAACTCCAGGGTCCATTGAATTTGCCAACTATGCTAAATCCATTGGTGTTGAAATTTTCTATATTTCGAATCGTGATTCGTCCGAAATTGGAAGCACCATCGCCAACTTGATAAAAGTAGGATTCCCTTATGCCGATTCGTCCCACTGTCTTTTTAAAACCACCTCCAGCAATAAGGAACCACGTCGGATTGAAGTTGGAAAAACGCATAAAATCATTATGCTTATTGGTGACAACCTTGGCGATCTTGCCGAAGTGTTCGACCACCGCCAAGACAACTATGGAAAGAATGCCGTGGATAGCTTACGAAGTCAATTTGGAAAGAGGTTTATCGTGCTACCAAACCCGATGTATGGCGATTGGGAAAGAGCAATATATAGAGGCCAAAAACTATCGGCCTGTCAGAAAGATAGTGCTCGAAAAAGCATCCTAAAAGGATTCTAA
- a CDS encoding TolB family protein, protein MKWIAALILLAILSVPRDAPAQFFSHGQESSSIRWKQVSSDKYRVIFPENNMFQALRFASFLNAAVDSNATNIRKPITVVLHPWHPQSNGFVTLAPRRMEIYAIPPQDNYPQEWLAQLAIHEYRHVVQMEQLNHNAVRVGSWVLGEQGWGAAAALAPPWFLEGDAVLSETKFSRSGRGRLPSFEQGHRTAMLSGKKYSYDKWLMGSYKDYIPNHYELGYKLVAYGELKYGKNLWGEVMDYTSRKPYTLVPFYFALKKFAGVSREKLFYQTFSFLDSAWRQGSEEPICEGKIILGQDNTSYFDDRYPVFLDDTTLVTYRTGVKLSPRFVKTELHNHGETLYKPNSVYDPIGGGGNYVVWNEYLPNFRWGQQGISKIKILDLTTRRERVLRCDLQLFSPSISHSNNRLVSVGVAPDGAQFLVFFNLINAKEATRISFPLGVALQTPCWGGTDSVVAYTKVDSTGKSLCVYDLKTGSEVALIAKSAIDFSTPVYWGKYVLFSSYNSQVNNIFGIDTVSKKLYRITSSKFGCENPSISPNGNLLAFSCYTPNGYRLSLASMDTCQFNEINGLLGYRNPFELVIESRSVNPDTQLSVDNHSFTIEKYRKGLHLFRIHSWAPFFYDPLQINAISPEFKPGLTFVSQNILSTTTAVLGVSVTDNKPAYHARFIYEEWFPVFSLSADYGELTMVYRDGNAKYYPMVEADRLEIAGSVSLPYNLTRNRFLRSIVPSVSISYSNDYLYFRTDSSYARNYTFITSRVVYYSHTPMAKRDIRAPWGKFIDLRFRYSPFESENMGSILSLQLKQMTPGFAANHSLMLSMGVQKQEVKKYYLSSTIPLPRGYLQFSTEQLLALSADYAFPLFYPDLALPSVLYLKRIRANFFGDWAKDGYVVYNMTQKRRETHFEYLYSYGVDFGFDYHLFRNAFPISTTLRFGNTRNNELFFNVFFGISFNN, encoded by the coding sequence ATGAAGTGGATCGCTGCACTTATTTTACTGGCTATTCTTTCTGTGCCTCGCGACGCGCCTGCTCAATTTTTTTCGCATGGGCAGGAGTCCTCATCTATACGATGGAAGCAGGTATCGAGCGATAAGTACAGGGTGATTTTTCCTGAGAACAATATGTTTCAAGCGCTTCGATTTGCCTCTTTTCTAAATGCGGCAGTAGATTCTAATGCTACCAATATTCGTAAGCCGATTACCGTGGTTCTTCATCCATGGCATCCTCAATCGAATGGATTTGTTACACTCGCTCCTCGCCGGATGGAAATCTACGCCATTCCACCCCAAGACAACTACCCACAGGAGTGGCTAGCACAACTGGCCATTCACGAGTATCGACATGTTGTGCAAATGGAGCAGCTAAATCACAATGCTGTTCGTGTTGGTTCTTGGGTTTTAGGAGAGCAGGGATGGGGTGCTGCTGCGGCATTGGCTCCTCCTTGGTTTCTTGAAGGTGATGCTGTCTTGTCCGAAACAAAATTCTCCCGCTCGGGACGTGGTCGCCTACCTTCGTTTGAGCAGGGTCACCGTACAGCAATGTTGTCGGGGAAGAAGTATAGCTATGATAAATGGCTGATGGGATCGTATAAGGATTATATCCCCAATCATTATGAGCTTGGTTATAAACTGGTAGCCTATGGTGAATTAAAGTATGGAAAGAATCTGTGGGGAGAAGTTATGGATTATACCTCGCGCAAGCCCTACACCTTAGTACCGTTTTATTTTGCTTTGAAGAAGTTTGCTGGCGTTTCCAGAGAAAAACTTTTTTACCAGACTTTTAGTTTCCTCGATTCCGCTTGGCGCCAAGGTTCGGAGGAACCGATTTGTGAGGGGAAAATAATTTTGGGCCAAGACAATACGAGCTATTTCGATGATAGGTATCCTGTTTTTTTAGACGATACTACTCTGGTAACATACCGAACCGGAGTAAAGTTGAGCCCGAGATTTGTGAAAACAGAACTCCACAACCATGGTGAAACTCTTTATAAGCCTAATTCTGTATATGACCCAATAGGCGGTGGGGGGAATTACGTCGTTTGGAATGAGTATTTGCCAAACTTCCGTTGGGGACAGCAGGGAATTTCAAAAATTAAGATATTAGATCTGACAACGAGGCGGGAGCGTGTCTTGAGATGTGATTTACAGTTGTTTTCACCTTCCATCAGTCATTCAAATAATCGGTTAGTGTCGGTAGGTGTTGCTCCCGATGGGGCACAATTCCTAGTTTTTTTCAATCTAATTAATGCAAAAGAAGCGACACGAATATCGTTTCCTTTGGGTGTGGCTTTGCAAACGCCTTGCTGGGGCGGCACCGATTCAGTCGTTGCCTATACGAAAGTAGATAGCACCGGAAAGTCATTATGTGTTTATGACCTGAAAACAGGGTCGGAGGTTGCCTTGATTGCAAAATCCGCAATCGATTTTTCAACACCAGTCTATTGGGGTAAGTATGTTTTATTTTCTTCATATAACAGTCAGGTAAATAATATATTTGGGATAGATACCGTTAGTAAAAAATTATATAGAATTACATCCTCAAAGTTTGGCTGTGAGAATCCAAGCATATCACCTAATGGGAATTTGCTTGCCTTTTCTTGCTATACACCAAATGGATATCGCTTGTCGTTAGCCTCGATGGATACTTGCCAATTCAACGAAATAAATGGACTGTTAGGATATCGAAATCCATTTGAGCTGGTGATTGAATCTAGGTCGGTTAATCCTGACACACAATTGAGCGTAGACAATCATTCATTCACTATTGAAAAATATAGAAAGGGTCTTCATCTTTTTCGCATTCATAGTTGGGCGCCATTTTTTTATGATCCACTACAAATAAATGCCATCAGTCCAGAGTTTAAACCTGGCTTGACGTTCGTTTCCCAAAATATTCTGTCAACAACAACGGCTGTTCTGGGAGTATCTGTAACCGATAATAAGCCTGCTTACCATGCACGATTTATATACGAGGAGTGGTTTCCTGTTTTTAGCCTTTCGGCTGATTACGGCGAGCTAACAATGGTGTATCGAGATGGAAATGCAAAATATTATCCTATGGTTGAAGCCGACAGGCTAGAAATAGCGGGGAGCGTTTCACTTCCTTACAATCTTACTCGTAATCGGTTTCTGCGAAGTATTGTTCCCTCAGTGTCCATTTCCTACTCAAACGATTACCTCTACTTCCGCACCGATTCCTCCTATGCCCGGAATTATACCTTTATCACTTCTCGGGTAGTTTACTATTCACACACTCCCATGGCAAAACGCGACATTCGTGCTCCTTGGGGGAAATTTATCGATCTTCGATTCCGCTATTCTCCTTTTGAATCGGAGAATATGGGGAGCATACTATCCTTGCAACTTAAGCAGATGACACCTGGGTTTGCTGCCAATCACAGTTTAATGCTATCCATGGGTGTGCAGAAACAAGAGGTAAAGAAGTACTATTTAAGTTCAACTATTCCACTTCCGCGGGGGTACCTCCAGTTTTCTACAGAGCAACTGCTGGCTCTCTCCGCCGATTATGCTTTTCCACTATTTTACCCAGACCTTGCGCTGCCTAGTGTTTTATACTTAAAACGTATTCGAGCGAACTTTTTTGGTGATTGGGCAAAAGATGGCTACGTAGTTTATAATATGACCCAAAAGAGGCGAGAAACCCATTTTGAGTATCTTTACTCATATGGTGTTGATTTTGGGTTCGATTACCATTTATTTCGAAATGCTTTTCCAATTTCCACAACGCTGCGGTTTGGAAATACCCGCAATAACGAATTGTTTTTTAATGTTTTCTTTGGAATCTCCTTCAATAATTAA